The Cytobacillus sp. IB215665 DNA window CAACTTCACTTCATACGAAAGCTAGTCCTGTAACAGACATTTCTTTCTCCGAACTTACACATGAGAGTTTTAGAGTTTCATGGAGTCCAAACGGAAACCCTGAAGGTACTGAATATCAAGTGTTGGTGAAAGATGGAGAGGAGATCATTGTTGATAGCGGTTGGATTACTGATGCTACTGGTATGGCTTATAATTTAGAGCCATCTAATACGTACACTGTTGACATCAAGGCTCGTGATATTAATAGTGATGAAACAGAAATAACCTCAAGTAATGTTACGATTTTAGACTATGTAATTGATCAGATAGAGAATTTACACGTTACCGAAGAATCAGCTGAAAAAGTAGTAGTTGAATGGGATCATACTCAACCTGACATTGAGTTTATTGTGACAAAAGCGAGAGGTAATATCAATTTACCTGGTTCAGTAGTTGAAGGTAATATCTTTGAAGATACGGATATTGACGTTGGTAAAGAATACACCTATACCATTATTGCAAGAAACAAAAAATATGGGACAGAATCAGAACCAATCACCATTACAGCTAACGTGCCTTATCCTGAAGCTCCTGACAAAATACAAAACCTGTCTTATGAATTAACAGATGATGGCTCATACAAATTTACGTGGGATGAAGAAGAAAAAGCGCAACTTTACTATTTTAATATTTATGATGGCTCTAATAGAAAAGTATTCAAAAGTTTGGCAGAGACTGAGGTTACAACAGATAAATTAGAATTGGATACAACTTATTCAGTGGAGTTATACGCAATTGATAAATACGCACAACAATCGGAAAAAACAATAATGGAATTAACTACAGAAGGTACTCCGCAAGCAGAAAACATTACTGACTTTACTGTTGTAGTTGAAGGGAATACTGTTAATTTATCATGGGATGAAGTAGAAAACACATACGGTTACTATGTAGAAAGACATCTTGATGGTAAACAAATCACAAGAAAATACGTGGCTGGAACTACCTATCAAGAGGAAATTGACGATGGTGAATATGAGTATTTTGTTCAAACGTATCACAAAACAGGCGGTATGTTAGAACCTGTATCGAAAATGGTAACTGTTGGACAAGATGATGTACCACAAGATACTGAATTGGTTATTGAATCAGAAGTAAGTGACGGTACAGTATTACTTAATTGGACTCAACTTGAAAACACTTATGGCTACTACGTAGAAAGATGGGAAGATGGCGTTAAGAAATTTAGACAATATACAAGTGGAAATTCCTTTGAAGATAAGAATGTCGATGAAGGAGAAGTTGAGTATCATATTATTGCTTACACAAAAGATGGAATGCAAGAGCCAGTATTACATGTAGTAAATGTAGAAAAAGCACCTTCTGAGCCAATGGGAGAATTAGAAGTAACTGCAGATAATGATACAGTGGAGCTGTCTTGGAGTGCCATAGATGATGCGTATGGTTACTACTTGGAAAGGTATGATAGTAAAGGAGTTAGGAATTATAGAAAATTCATATCTGACAACACATTCACAGATCAGAATATTGATGAAGGTGAATATGAATACAAATTAATTCCATACACCAAACGTGGATATCTTGATCCAATCTATAAAACAATTCAAGTTGGTGAGCCGGTTGGTGATATTACTATTGATGACTTTAATGTTACGGTTGATGGTATCACTGTAACACTCGATTGGGAAAACAATGAAAAAGCATATAGGTATTACATCGAAAGATACGATCAACAAGGAAACAGAAACTTCCGCAACTTCGTTGATTCATCACAAAATCAATATGTTGATGAAAATGTAGCTTATGGTAGTTATGATTACAAAATCATCGTCTACTCAGCAAACGGTGAAGCACAACCAGTTACAAAAACAGTAACACTAGAGCCATCCGAAATTGTCTTAGACAGCTTTAATGTTGAAGTAGATGGAAACAATGTCAACTTGTCTTGGGATGAAGTAGAGGATGTATATGGCTTCTACGTAAGAAGATACAAGGATGGTCAAAGACAAATTAACGAATATGTGAATGATAATCAGTTTACCGATGAAAACCTTGCTGACGGAGAATATGAATATCAGTTAGTGGTTTACAGTAAAATTAGTGGTATGAATGAGCCTCTCATTCAGAATATTACAATCGTTAATGAAGATCCCGCACCTGTAGATGGTGAAGATGGTGGTAATGAAGTAGAAGAAACACCGCCAGCAACATCTATTGAAGACGTTCTATTAACAGTTGATGAGAATAATGTACAACTTGAATGGAATGAAGTAGATGGAGCATACAGTTATTATGTCCAAAGGTATAAAGATGGTAATAGACAGCTTCATAAGTATATTACTGACACGTCATTTATTGATGAAGGACTTGCAGATGGTGAATATGAGTTTCATGTGATTCTTTATGATTCGAATGGAATGAGCGATCCAATAATCAAGACGGTAGTCATAGGAGAAGAAACCGAGGAAGTACCAGTGGAAGAAGTTCCTGATGAAGAAACACCAATTGATGAAGGTCAAGGTGAAATTCCTCCGTCTGAGGAAGATCCAACTGATGGTACAGGTGAAGCAGAGGAAGTTATTGTTGAAGAACCAATAGATAATGAAAATGAACCTGTTCAGCCAACTGAACCACCAATAGAAGAAGAGCCGAATCAACAAGATGAGGCTGAGGAACAAGTGGTAGAAGAAGCAGTAGTACCACAAACTATTGAGTATGTTGAAAGCAATGTATCAGGCAACATCGTTGAATTAGAATGGCATGATCTCACAGACGTATATGGATATTACGTAGAGCGTTGGAAAGATGGGAAAAGAGAGTTTAGATTATTTGTATCATCCAACACTTTAACTGATGAGGTAAGTACAGCTGGTGAATATGAGTACAAAATTATCGCTTACAGTAAAACAACAAGAACAATGTTAGCTCCATTTGAAGAAACAGTTTCCGTTGGAATGGAAATAGAGCAGCCAGTAGAAGAAGTAATTGAACTTCAAGAAGATACGGAAGAAGAGAATCAAGAAGATGTAGGTGACGTTACTGGAACAGTAGCAGATCCACTAGAAGATTCTGATGAATTAATAATGACTACACCATAAGGATGAATTTTATTTATATGCCTTGCCCTATTCCTATATAGGGTGAGGCTTTTTTATTTATTCAATAGGTAAAGGAGGTGTGAAGAAAATGCAATCATCACCAGGTTTAATGATTTCACTATTATTCTTTGGATTATTCGCTTTGTTTCTTCCAGATTTTATGGGGTATACACTTCATTATGTAAATGCTAATCAAGCTGCTGAAGAAATTATTGATTCAGGGCAAAAGTATGGGGTGATTGACACACAATCGGCTGAACAAATTCTTAGTAATAGAAACTTACCAAATGATTTTTGGGAAGTATCTTTTACTACAAATGAAGTCGATTATAACGAGCCTACAGAAGTAAATATAAGTGGAACATATCAAATTAAAGCATTATACATCCTTGGACAAGCATTTGGTGATTCAATTCCTAGTCAACTTCCAATTAATATCAAGCGTGAAGCGCTAGGTCAGGTATATAGAAGATAAAAGGAGATGATAATTTGGCACCATTTAACGTGTTAAACAGTCAATCAACAGCAAATAAAGCTGTACGAGCTGCAATGCTAGGATCAGTGACCGTTGCAACAATTACTGCCCCCATTACACCCTTGGGTTTAGTAAATAGTGCAGAGGCTTCATCAGTGGTAAAAAGTATGGATGTTACATTTGAGGAAAGCACTTTACAGACAAGAACAAAAACAATTACTATACCCAACTCAACAAGTGTAGAGAGCATAGCTACGGACACTGGAAATATAGAGATTGTATCAATTAATGGAGATCAGGTCACAATTAGGGTTAAAAATGGAGATTGGGTTGATAGAGAAGCTTATACTGATCCACAGAAATATTCTAAGGAAGTAACCAAGACTGAAACAAGTTCTGATGAAACCTTTCCAGAAACAATATCTTATTCAGAAGATGGATATACAGGTGACATTCCAAAGTATGGTTCAGTTTCATCAAGAGTGGTTAGTGGTGAGTATATACCAGAAGATAGTAAGTATGTTGAGTTTGAGGATAGAAAATGGCCTGAATTTTTAAACAAACCATGGGATATACATTATAGTGATGAAGATGGATATGAGGGTAGGCTTGAGGTTAAAGATGCACAATGGGAAGTTAACAAGTGGGGAGAAAATATATACTATTTTGCAACAATTTATGGAACAGTAACAAAACCAGCAGTAGATACAAGAGTATATGAATATTCTCAAGCCTATTCAGGAACAATCTTCAAATCAGGAACTGAATACAGAAATGAGACATATGCTTATGACGTTACAGTAAATTACACTGATAATGCTAATCCAAACGGATCAGCTGATATTGAACCAGGTATAAGAAGCACAGACATCATATTTGAGGAAAATTTAGAACAAGGTAGAACAAAAACGATTACTATTCCTAACTTAAAGAGTATTGAAGACATTACAGTAGATAATGGAAATGTAGAGGTTGTCTCCATTGAAGGTGATCAAGTCACCATTCTTGTTAAAGATGGAAATTGGGTAAATAGAGAAGAGTATAGTAATACACTAGAAAAAGATGTAACAGCAACTGATACGAACTCAACGAATTCTTTTTCATCAACTTTTAATTATTCTGATGAAGAAGGGTATTCGGGTAGCATTTCAAAAAATGGGTCGGCTTCTGCAAATGTTGTGAGTGGAAGTTATACAGCTGGGGATTCGAAAGTGGTAACTACTTATAAAACAAACAGTGATAATAACTTTGCAACTACTACTTCGTATAACAGTGATGGATATACTGGCCAACTTTCGAAATCAGGTTCACCAATTGAGGAATTAATAAGTGGAACAATTGAAACTAAATCTATTGAAGTGCTTCAAAAAAATAAACTTTCTTGGGTGGTAAAGAAATGGGATTCTATCATAAACAGGTGGTTCACAGATAAAAGAAATGACTACGAAGAGCCCGAAACAATTGAACACACCACTGATGATGGTTATACAGGTACTTTGTATAAGGATAGGACCGAGGGGGACACCTACAGAGAGTATGAAGAAGACAATGATACCCTTAGAATTTACCGAGATTATATTGACACCTTTTATATAGGAGAAGTCACCAAAGATACTCGTGTTTTTGGATATAAGCAAACATATTCTGGAACAGTAACAAAACCTGCCGTAGACACACGTGTTTATGAGTACGTTCAAAACTACTCAGGTATTGTCACTAAAGAAGAAGTTGGATATAAGAATGAAACTTACGCTTACAATGTGAAATTGACATACACTCAAAATTTAAATCCTGATGGCTCTGTAGATTCCAATAACGTAACAGTGGCAAATAGAGATACATTTACAATATCGGGTACTAAAAGTGATAGTGATAATGATGTTACTACCGTAAAAATGAAACTAGACGGTGGGAAAGAGTACACTTTAGCATCTGCATCAACCGAAGCAAACTTTAGTAAACTATTCCGTTTAGAAGATTTTAGATTAATACAAGAAGACATCGGTTTAAATGAATCAATTGTCGAAGGGAGTCACATCATTAATGTGTGGATTGAAGATGAGCTAGGAGCTAAATCAGGTGAGTATTCAGTCATCTTCACCTATGATAAATTCCATGTGATTGTCAGAGATCCAGCAAATGTAGGGGTAGATGACCTGCTTGATAATGCGCTTGAAAACATTAATGCTGATTATATCAATGAATATCGTAGTGGGTTAGCCCAATATCAAATGGATATTGGGAGAGATTTAGTAAAAGATGATGCTCAACTTGTGATTGATACTGTGAATGGTGTAAAAGAAGCTGAAGATAATTCATCTTATCAAAAGATTGACCAAGCCCTAAATCTTGTTAATCAGTTAGATGAAGCTGTATTAAAAGCTAGTTTAATAGACAGGTTGGAGGCACTTGTTACAGAACCTTCTCGCTTCCGCACAGGAATGATTAATGATACTACAGCTTTCTTAGAATGGGATGCAGCGTTTGAGGGGGCGATGTACGTTGTCAAGCGGGGTGGTGAAGTAGTCTATGAAGGAGATGAATTGTCATTTATAGATTCTGAACTCACACCTAACAGTCAACATGAATATACGATGTTTGCTAAGGTACAAAACTTAACTAGTGAAGAGATAACAACATCTCTTCATACAAAAGCTAGTCTTGTATCAAATATCACTTTCACCGAGGTTACTCACGAGAGCTTTAGAGTTTCGTGGAATGCGAATGAAAATCCTGAAGGTACTGAATATCAAGTGCTAGTTAAAGATGGTGAAGAAATCATTGTTGATAGTGGTTGGATTACTGATACTACAGGGATGGCTTATAACTT harbors:
- a CDS encoding fibronectin type III domain-containing protein, producing the protein MAPINVLNSQSTVNKAVRAAMLGSVTVATVAVPIPSLGLNHSAEASSVVKSMDVTFEESTLQTRTKTITIPNSTSVESIATDTGNIEIVSINGDQVTIRVKNGDWVDREAYTDPQKYSKEVTKTETSSDETFPETISYSEDGYTGDIPKYGSVSPRVVSGEYIPEDSKYIEELEVTSRDNSFFDERFYEDEDGYKGFLSLDRYITEYNQWGEVNKYRGWLYGTVTREEVDTRVYNYRQSYSGTVYKSGTSYRNETYAYNVTINYTENTNPNGSADIEPGIRDTDIIFDESLEQDRTKTITIPNLKSIEDITVDNGNVEIVSVDGDEVTIRVKDGDWVNREEYLATVDKEVTITETSSSETFPTTVFYSQDGYSGDISKTGSVSSVLISGSLEEEDSKFVTSQNSSSYNKDGYSGTLQRYLDSGEYIAEDSKYVEAQDSATYNKDGYSGTLEEYVYSGEFIEGGSSTYIERMEYDRIDDIPEFIYVDDPEYSDESIKCYFKSRDSLTRPNGERYYQVFFEGYYSVDDIDTRVYKYRGTVTKPASDTRVYKYQGTVTKPASDTRVYEYSQDYSGTVYKDETRYRNETYAYNVKLTYTQNMNPDGSVETGNVTVSNRDTFTISGTKNDTDNDATTVKMKLDGGREYVLSAQSSEADFNTLFRLEDYKLIQEDIGLNESIVEGSHIIKVWIEDDKGGKSGEYSVIFTYDKFHVIVRDPANVGVDDLIDNAIENVNADYINKYRSGLAQYQMDIGRDLIKEDVQLVINTVNSVKEAEANPSYEKIDQALNLVNQLEEDVLKASFIDRLDALVTEPSRFRTGMINDTTAFLEWDAAFEGAMYVVKRGGEVVYEGNELSFIDSELTPNSQHDYTMFAKVQDLTSEEISTSLHTKASPVTDISFSELTHESFRVSWSPNGNPEGTEYQVLVKDGEEIIVDSGWITDATGMAYNLEPSNTYTVDIKARDINSDETEITSSNVTILDYVIDQIENLHVTEESAEKVVVEWDHTQPDIEFIVTKARGNINLPGSVVEGNIFEDTDIDVGKEYTYTIIARNKKYGTESEPITITANVPYPEAPDKIQNLSYELTDDGSYKFTWDEEEKAQLYYFNIYDGSNRKVFKSLAETEVTTDKLELDTTYSVELYAIDKYAQQSEKTIMELTTEGTPQAENITDFTVVVEGNTVNLSWDEVENTYGYYVERHLDGKQITRKYVAGTTYQEEIDDGEYEYFVQTYHKTGGMLEPVSKMVTVGQDDVPQDTELVIESEVSDGTVLLNWTQLENTYGYYVERWEDGVKKFRQYTSGNSFEDKNVDEGEVEYHIIAYTKDGMQEPVLHVVNVEKAPSEPMGELEVTADNDTVELSWSAIDDAYGYYLERYDSKGVRNYRKFISDNTFTDQNIDEGEYEYKLIPYTKRGYLDPIYKTIQVGEPVGDITIDDFNVTVDGITVTLDWENNEKAYRYYIERYDQQGNRNFRNFVDSSQNQYVDENVAYGSYDYKIIVYSANGEAQPVTKTVTLEPSEIVLDSFNVEVDGNNVNLSWDEVEDVYGFYVRRYKDGQRQINEYVNDNQFTDENLADGEYEYQLVVYSKISGMNEPLIQNITIVNEDPAPVDGEDGGNEVEETPPATSIEDVLLTVDENNVQLEWNEVDGAYSYYVQRYKDGNRQLHKYITDTSFIDEGLADGEYEFHVILYDSNGMSDPIIKTVVIGEETEEVPVEEVPDEETPIDEGQGEIPPSEEDPTDGTGEAEEVIVEEPIDNENEPVQPTEPPIEEEPNQQDEAEEQVVEEAVVPQTIEYVESNVSGNIVELEWHDLTDVYGYYVERWKDGKREFRLFVSSNTLTDEVSTAGEYEYKIIAYSKTTRTMLAPFEETVSVGMEIEQPVEEVIELQEDTEEENQEDVGDVTGTVADPLEDSDELIMTTP